The proteins below come from a single Salvelinus fontinalis isolate EN_2023a chromosome 1, ASM2944872v1, whole genome shotgun sequence genomic window:
- the nrbf2b gene encoding nuclear receptor-binding factor 2b isoform X2 produces the protein MQSAKAHQQSRKADRLLAAGKYEEAISCHGKAAELLREAMKLTECEQAGLSMALQRDSHVKQQRLIEEKWKRTRQEGKPMVLQSHPSTDQPPGLVTNEHPRHPEREYDTWLYLLKNKGSPPPPTPCPGSKAHKDDKTRLEEQQTTIASLRRHIDHLLGENEKLTLDNQRLRGENSRLKRDAADTDLLEKSELWVLPQSEDRKNISIPNLPPLEMPTQDICLDDLPALELPEDIQHELQALLDRDASQSSTN, from the exons ATGCAAAGTGCCAAG GCCCATCAGCAGTCCAGGAAGGCAGACCGTTTGTTGGCAGCTGGTAAATATGAAGAAGCTATTTCCTGCCATGGGAAAGCTGCAG AGCTGCTGAGGGAAGCCATGAAGTTAACAGAGTGTGAACAG gcTGGTTTGTCCATGGCGCTCCAGAGGGATAGCCACGTGAAGCAGCAGCGGCTTATTGAGGAGAAGTGGAAGAGGACCAGACAGGAGGGCAAGCCCATGGTCCTTCAGAGCCACCCCTCCACCGACCAGCCCCCCGGCCTGGTGACCAACGAGCACCCCCGCCACCCAGAGAGGGAGTACGACACCTGGCTGTACCTCCTGAAGAACAAGGGTTCCCCCCCTCCCCCGACACCCTGCCCCGGCAGCAAGGCCCACAAGGACGACAAGACACGTCTGGAGGAGCAGCAGACCACTATCGCCAGCCTGCGGCGCCACATAGATCATCTGCTGGGAGAGAACGAGAAACTGACCCTGGACAACCAGCGCCTGCGAGGGGAGAACAGCCGGCTGAAGAGGGACGCGGCGGACACGGACTTACTGGAGAAATCCGAGCTGTGGGTTCTGCCCCAGTCAGAGGACAGGAAGAACATCTCCATACCTAACCTGCCCCCTCTGGAGATGCCCACTCAGGACATCTGTCTGGACGACCTGCCTGCCCTGGAGCTCCCAGAGGACATCCAGCACGAACTGCAGGCGCTGCTGgacagagacgccagccagtccaGTACTAACTAA
- the nrbf2b gene encoding nuclear receptor-binding factor 2b isoform X1, producing MEVVDSPLNLAHQQSRKADRLLAAGKYEEAISCHGKAAELLREAMKLTECEQAGLSMALQRDSHVKQQRLIEEKWKRTRQEGKPMVLQSHPSTDQPPGLVTNEHPRHPEREYDTWLYLLKNKGSPPPPTPCPGSKAHKDDKTRLEEQQTTIASLRRHIDHLLGENEKLTLDNQRLRGENSRLKRDAADTDLLEKSELWVLPQSEDRKNISIPNLPPLEMPTQDICLDDLPALELPEDIQHELQALLDRDASQSSTN from the exons ATGGAGGTAGTGGACAGTCCTCTTAACCTC GCCCATCAGCAGTCCAGGAAGGCAGACCGTTTGTTGGCAGCTGGTAAATATGAAGAAGCTATTTCCTGCCATGGGAAAGCTGCAG AGCTGCTGAGGGAAGCCATGAAGTTAACAGAGTGTGAACAG gcTGGTTTGTCCATGGCGCTCCAGAGGGATAGCCACGTGAAGCAGCAGCGGCTTATTGAGGAGAAGTGGAAGAGGACCAGACAGGAGGGCAAGCCCATGGTCCTTCAGAGCCACCCCTCCACCGACCAGCCCCCCGGCCTGGTGACCAACGAGCACCCCCGCCACCCAGAGAGGGAGTACGACACCTGGCTGTACCTCCTGAAGAACAAGGGTTCCCCCCCTCCCCCGACACCCTGCCCCGGCAGCAAGGCCCACAAGGACGACAAGACACGTCTGGAGGAGCAGCAGACCACTATCGCCAGCCTGCGGCGCCACATAGATCATCTGCTGGGAGAGAACGAGAAACTGACCCTGGACAACCAGCGCCTGCGAGGGGAGAACAGCCGGCTGAAGAGGGACGCGGCGGACACGGACTTACTGGAGAAATCCGAGCTGTGGGTTCTGCCCCAGTCAGAGGACAGGAAGAACATCTCCATACCTAACCTGCCCCCTCTGGAGATGCCCACTCAGGACATCTGTCTGGACGACCTGCCTGCCCTGGAGCTCCCAGAGGACATCCAGCACGAACTGCAGGCGCTGCTGgacagagacgccagccagtccaGTACTAACTAA